The following are encoded together in the Thalassomonas haliotis genome:
- a CDS encoding lipase family protein: MKELSPNLAALFANSVYDSFEQSSLRSSMIGLPKALQNNFNFGDSIKGITGTVFDHLFKLSSEFGLIAQGKEGSLYDGHHVIALRGTATKSDIVTDLHVGITVTHNGSAAHAGFAKSFRSIQPILARYFSQAPKKTVHCVGHSLGGALATLAAEWIKSEYKVPVYLYTFGSPRVGLQGFAVKSTNSIDEVFRCTHGADPVPMGPVWPFYHTGHDHRLNSTQGFSAKEHKMAGDAPGYINTASQYDSYNDMQLHNSNQFTPVRLQYEKRHFASFSLYWAQRLNNALITLLRDAGVISLQFSFTSGLTFYDAVARALEEIGKISDRFAEQQKGLLGNMLVFAGKPWVKVTELSYKFIRWVLDITLNQLFSMINRALALVK; encoded by the coding sequence ATGAAAGAGTTATCACCTAATTTAGCTGCGCTATTTGCAAATTCTGTATATGACAGTTTTGAACAATCATCATTGAGATCTTCAATGATTGGTTTGCCTAAAGCTTTACAAAATAATTTTAATTTTGGTGATTCGATTAAAGGTATAACAGGGACGGTATTTGATCATTTATTTAAGCTCAGTTCAGAGTTTGGGCTTATTGCTCAAGGCAAAGAGGGGTCATTATATGATGGCCATCATGTGATTGCTTTAAGGGGCACTGCAACCAAGTCAGATATAGTGACAGATCTTCATGTTGGGATCACTGTCACGCATAATGGCTCTGCCGCTCATGCGGGGTTTGCAAAATCATTTCGCTCGATTCAACCGATATTAGCCCGTTATTTTAGCCAAGCGCCAAAAAAAACGGTTCATTGTGTCGGTCATAGTTTGGGAGGGGCATTAGCGACTCTGGCCGCAGAATGGATAAAAAGCGAATATAAGGTTCCTGTGTATCTTTATACCTTTGGCTCACCGCGTGTTGGGCTTCAAGGTTTTGCCGTTAAATCAACCAATTCAATAGATGAAGTCTTTCGCTGCACTCATGGCGCTGATCCCGTTCCCATGGGGCCTGTTTGGCCGTTTTATCATACCGGGCATGATCACCGCTTAAATTCAACTCAGGGCTTCTCGGCTAAAGAGCATAAAATGGCAGGTGATGCCCCGGGTTACATTAATACTGCCAGCCAATATGATAGCTATAACGATATGCAACTACATAATAGCAATCAGTTTACCCCCGTCAGGTTGCAATATGAAAAACGTCATTTTGCCTCATTTTCTCTTTATTGGGCTCAGCGTTTAAATAATGCCTTAATTACCTTGCTCAGGGATGCAGGGGTGATCAGTTTACAGTTTTCCTTTACCAGCGGCTTAACATTTTATGATGCTGTTGCCCGTGCCTTGGAAGAAATTGGCAAGATATCAGATCGTTTTGCTGAGCAGCAAAAAGGGTTGCTAGGCAATATGCTGGTTTTTGCCGGGAAGCCCTGGGTGAAAGTGACTGAGTTAAGTTATAAGTTTATCCGCTGGGTGCTGGATATTACATTGAATCAGCTATTTTCGATGATCAACCGGGCGCTTGCCTTGGTGAAATAA
- a CDS encoding PAS-domain containing protein — MFENWQLVLLSLSYTGLLFYIASVGNRHRHKTIPGGHALIYALTLGVYCTSWSFLGTSGQAASNLLSYLPIYLGPILLFTFAWSFIQRLIRVSLKLNLTSIADLLAARFGKSHKLAVLVTIVALIGTLPYLALQLKAIVYSLQSLSHNADMPDWQIGLVLSLLLTGFTIIFGVRTIDVTERHPGVMLAIAFESLVKLLAFFAVGMFALFFIYDSPAQLWQVSRANIELKQQLEAPNLTSMFGLLIIVMSAFLCLPRQFQVMAVELKSDKHTGLSRSLFPLYLLVFAVFAIPLGLAGELVLGDKVSPDAYVLLLPAVKGQTWLTLLVFIGAVSAASSMVIISSIALSTMLSNEIVFPKLFRRAPEEHKNFHDFRVKLLTVRKLLVGVVIGLSYGVFLIAPPDTLSSLGQIAFGAVAQLAPALVVAFYWRKASLVGVYSGISIGFLLWLTLNLLPEFGLYPQPVTTSWLPANTAATLISLGANILAILWFSQLSRQNVQERMQARHFLPHQQPGEIRHQHSRIIDTTELQALTAHFVGKEKAQTSFSNFLAQHDRKQMSTAAFNDALIHQTENMLAGVMGSSSARLVISSALEGRDIALDDIAFLMEQASSERKEFSHNLLQSAIENASEGISIIDNELNLVAWNKRYLDLFNYPEDLTYIGAPVEKLIRYNVDRGLCGPGDREHLVSRRIAFLKVGSSHSSERETANGTVIRIQGNPLPGGGFVMIFSDITPYRQAEKILTEKNLDLESLVSERTKNLAEANSALEQAHQIAELANQKKSLYLKACSHDLMQPLEAARLFTSALAHDDKLDNGQQRQVKNIDHALKVANDLLSDLTEIARIEGGNIRANIEHFALKDLLQNLFEEFTLLSKDHHIDFHGIDSRYWVKSDAKLLRRILQNFLGNAFRYAGPGKVLIGCRRRGDQVEIQVLDNGPGISEDKHQEIFEQFTQLEHSSAAGAKGLGLGLNIARSLSQLLGHKLGLASKPGAGCKFYIRVPLVQGGQKIITAKPAPAAGFAGVNVLCVDNDPDVLNGMVALLEAWQCNIYAASSYREAQQVFNQHEFDIDIMLVDYQLGNGENGIDLMTELTARLSYPLPGILITATTDETVATKAREAGFGYMRKLVKPAALRAMISAMLTKSLQGNYSQK, encoded by the coding sequence ATGTTTGAAAACTGGCAATTGGTATTATTAAGCCTGAGCTACACCGGCTTGCTTTTTTATATTGCCTCTGTGGGTAACCGCCACCGCCATAAGACAATTCCCGGCGGCCACGCCCTGATTTATGCCCTGACCCTGGGGGTATACTGCACTTCATGGAGTTTCCTCGGCACCTCGGGCCAGGCGGCTTCAAATTTGCTTTCTTACCTGCCGATTTATCTCGGGCCTATTTTATTATTCACCTTTGCCTGGTCCTTTATTCAACGCCTGATCCGGGTTAGTTTAAAGCTCAACCTGACCTCGATTGCCGATTTGCTTGCCGCCCGCTTTGGCAAGTCCCATAAGCTGGCGGTACTGGTGACTATCGTTGCCCTGATAGGCACCTTGCCCTACCTGGCGTTACAGCTAAAAGCCATCGTCTATTCGCTGCAGTCGCTCTCCCATAATGCCGACATGCCCGACTGGCAAATCGGCCTGGTGCTGAGCTTGTTGCTTACCGGGTTTACCATTATTTTTGGCGTACGCACCATAGATGTGACCGAACGCCACCCCGGGGTGATGCTGGCCATCGCCTTTGAATCCCTGGTGAAACTGCTGGCCTTTTTCGCTGTCGGTATGTTTGCCCTCTTTTTCATCTATGACTCCCCCGCCCAGTTATGGCAAGTGTCCCGGGCAAATATCGAACTGAAACAACAACTGGAAGCACCGAACCTGACCTCAATGTTTGGCTTGTTGATTATTGTGATGTCGGCGTTTTTATGCTTGCCGCGTCAGTTTCAGGTGATGGCGGTAGAGCTAAAAAGCGACAAACACACAGGGCTGAGCAGAAGTTTGTTTCCCCTGTATCTGCTGGTTTTTGCCGTTTTCGCCATACCGCTTGGCCTGGCGGGAGAACTGGTGCTGGGAGATAAAGTCTCCCCGGATGCCTATGTCTTATTGTTACCTGCGGTTAAGGGACAAACCTGGCTCACCTTACTGGTCTTTATCGGCGCGGTATCGGCGGCCAGCTCTATGGTGATCATTTCTTCTATTGCCTTAAGCACTATGCTCAGTAATGAAATTGTCTTCCCGAAACTCTTTCGCCGCGCCCCCGAGGAGCATAAGAACTTCCATGATTTCAGGGTTAAACTATTAACCGTACGCAAGTTGCTTGTCGGCGTAGTGATCGGCTTAAGCTACGGGGTCTTTTTAATTGCCCCGCCGGACACCTTATCGTCCTTGGGGCAAATCGCCTTCGGCGCGGTGGCGCAACTGGCACCGGCCCTGGTGGTGGCTTTTTATTGGCGCAAAGCCAGCTTAGTGGGAGTTTATAGCGGCATCAGCATAGGTTTTCTTCTCTGGCTGACCTTAAACCTCTTGCCTGAATTTGGCCTTTATCCGCAACCGGTAACGACTAGCTGGCTACCGGCAAACACGGCGGCTACCCTGATCAGCCTGGGGGCCAATATACTGGCGATTTTGTGGTTTTCCCAGTTAAGCAGACAAAACGTGCAGGAGCGGATGCAGGCCAGACATTTCCTGCCGCACCAACAACCGGGGGAAATCAGGCACCAACATAGCCGGATTATAGATACCACTGAATTACAGGCCCTGACTGCACATTTTGTCGGTAAGGAAAAAGCCCAAACCAGCTTTAGCAATTTCCTGGCGCAACATGATCGCAAGCAAATGTCGACGGCGGCCTTTAACGACGCCCTCATTCATCAAACGGAAAATATGCTCGCCGGGGTGATGGGGTCAAGCTCGGCGCGCCTGGTGATTTCCTCGGCACTGGAAGGCAGGGATATTGCCCTCGACGATATCGCGTTTTTGATGGAGCAGGCTTCAAGCGAGCGTAAAGAGTTCAGCCATAACCTGCTGCAAAGTGCGATAGAAAATGCCAGCGAAGGTATTTCCATTATCGATAATGAACTGAACCTGGTGGCCTGGAATAAACGTTATCTCGACCTGTTTAATTATCCCGAAGACTTGACCTATATCGGCGCACCGGTGGAAAAACTGATCCGCTACAATGTTGACCGGGGCCTGTGCGGTCCCGGCGACAGGGAGCATCTGGTCAGCAGGCGTATTGCCTTTCTTAAAGTCGGCAGCTCCCACAGCTCAGAGCGGGAAACCGCCAACGGCACTGTGATACGTATTCAGGGCAACCCCTTACCCGGCGGCGGTTTTGTGATGATATTTTCCGATATCACCCCCTACCGCCAGGCAGAGAAAATTCTCACCGAAAAAAATCTCGATCTGGAAAGCCTGGTATCGGAGCGCACCAAAAACCTGGCGGAAGCCAATAGCGCATTGGAACAGGCCCACCAGATAGCCGAACTGGCGAACCAGAAAAAAAGCCTCTACCTTAAAGCCTGCTCCCATGACCTGATGCAGCCGCTTGAAGCCGCCCGCTTATTCACTTCGGCTCTGGCCCATGATGACAAGCTGGACAACGGCCAGCAAAGGCAGGTAAAAAATATCGACCATGCGTTAAAAGTCGCCAATGACCTGTTATCGGATTTAACCGAAATCGCCCGTATCGAAGGAGGGAATATCCGGGCCAATATCGAACATTTTGCCCTGAAAGATCTGTTACAAAACCTGTTCGAAGAATTCACTTTGCTGTCAAAAGACCACCACATTGATTTTCACGGTATCGACAGCCGCTATTGGGTAAAAAGCGATGCCAAACTCCTGCGGCGCATTTTACAGAATTTTTTAGGCAATGCTTTTCGTTATGCCGGTCCGGGTAAAGTACTGATTGGCTGCCGCCGCCGTGGCGACCAGGTAGAAATACAGGTACTGGATAATGGCCCCGGCATTAGCGAAGACAAACATCAGGAAATTTTCGAGCAGTTTACCCAGCTGGAGCACAGCTCAGCAGCCGGCGCCAAGGGCTTGGGCCTGGGTTTGAATATTGCCCGCAGTTTAAGCCAGCTGCTCGGTCACAAGCTGGGGCTGGCATCTAAACCCGGCGCCGGCTGTAAGTTTTATATCCGGGTGCCCCTGGTACAAGGCGGGCAAAAAATCATAACGGCGAAACCGGCCCCGGCAGCCGGTTTCGCCGGCGTAAATGTGCTTTGTGTCGACAACGATCCCGATGTGCTTAACGGCATGGTAGCACTGCTCGAAGCCTGGCAATGTAATATCTACGCCGCCAGCTCCTACCGGGAAGCACAACAGGTTTTTAACCAGCATGAATTCGACATTGATATTATGCTGGTGGACTACCAACTGGGTAACGGCGAAAACGGCATCGACCTGATGACAGAGTTAACCGCCCGGCTCAGTTACCCACTGCCCGGCATACTTATCACCGCCACCACAGATGAAACCGTGGCAACAAAGGCCAGGGAAGCAGGTTTTGGCTATATGCGAAAACTGGTAAAACCGGCGGCATTAAGGGCCATGATAAGTGCCATGCTGACCAAGAGCCTTCAGGGGAATTATTCGCAAAAGTAG
- a CDS encoding sodium:solute symporter family protein, with protein MDELKLYTYIAVFGSFGLYFAIAWWARAGSTSDFYVAGGGVSPIQNGMAIGADWMSAASFISMAGMIAFLGYGGSVFLMGWTGGYVLLAMLLAPYMRKHGKFTVPEFISDRYYSKTARIVAVICLIIASLTYIIGQMKGVGVAFSRFLEVDYGLGLGIGMAVVWVYAVLGGMKGITYTQIAQYCVLIFAYTIPAIFISFQLTGNPIPQLGLGSTLADGSGVYLLDKLDMVVTDLGFKEYTTSSMGNSLNMFAYTMSLMIGTAGLPHVIMRFFTVPSVKAARSSAGYALVFIALLYTVAPAVGAMARLNLMNTIEPAAGQNMVYAERPQWFKDWEKTGLLKFEDKNNDGKVQYVADPEKNEMVKVDRDIMVLANPAIANLPNWVIALVAAGGLAAALSTAAGLLLAISSSISHDLMKGVLTPDLSEQNELLAGRVVMTLSIMVAGYLGLNPPGFAAGTVALAFGLAASSIFPALMMGIFSKKMSGTAAVWGMCSGIGITMLYVFQHKGIMFIQGTSFLGPLEPNWFFGISPNAFGAVGALVNFAVAFIVLKAKGPAPAEIQQLVENFRIPAGAGAAHNH; from the coding sequence ATGGATGAATTAAAACTCTATACCTATATTGCCGTATTCGGCTCCTTCGGCCTTTATTTTGCCATTGCCTGGTGGGCTAGAGCCGGTTCCACCAGTGACTTTTATGTCGCCGGTGGCGGTGTCAGCCCGATCCAAAACGGTATGGCCATAGGCGCCGACTGGATGAGTGCCGCCTCCTTTATCTCTATGGCGGGTATGATCGCCTTTTTGGGTTACGGCGGTTCAGTATTTTTAATGGGCTGGACCGGCGGCTATGTGCTACTGGCGATGCTGCTTGCCCCCTATATGCGTAAACACGGCAAGTTTACCGTGCCGGAATTTATCTCCGATCGCTATTATTCTAAAACCGCCCGTATCGTCGCGGTGATCTGTTTAATTATTGCCTCGCTGACCTATATCATCGGCCAGATGAAAGGTGTCGGTGTTGCCTTCTCCCGTTTTTTAGAAGTCGACTACGGTTTAGGTCTGGGCATAGGTATGGCAGTGGTCTGGGTGTATGCGGTGCTTGGCGGCATGAAAGGCATTACCTATACCCAGATAGCCCAATATTGCGTACTGATTTTTGCCTATACCATACCGGCGATCTTTATTTCCTTCCAGCTCACCGGCAACCCGATCCCACAGCTGGGACTGGGTAGCACCTTAGCCGACGGCAGCGGCGTCTATCTCCTGGATAAGCTGGATATGGTGGTGACCGATCTCGGCTTTAAGGAATATACCACTTCGTCGATGGGCAACAGCCTGAACATGTTTGCCTATACCATGTCGCTGATGATAGGCACCGCAGGCCTGCCCCATGTGATCATGCGCTTCTTTACCGTACCCAGCGTCAAGGCGGCACGCTCTTCTGCCGGTTATGCCCTGGTCTTTATTGCCCTGCTTTATACCGTGGCCCCGGCCGTTGGCGCTATGGCCCGTTTAAATCTGATGAACACCATAGAGCCTGCGGCGGGGCAGAACATGGTTTATGCCGAACGTCCGCAATGGTTTAAAGACTGGGAAAAAACCGGCCTGTTGAAGTTTGAAGATAAAAACAACGACGGCAAGGTACAATACGTTGCAGATCCCGAGAAGAATGAAATGGTCAAAGTTGACCGCGACATCATGGTACTCGCCAACCCCGCCATTGCCAATTTGCCTAACTGGGTTATTGCCCTGGTGGCGGCAGGCGGCCTGGCAGCGGCGTTATCCACGGCGGCAGGTTTGCTGCTGGCCATATCTTCCTCCATCTCCCATGACTTGATGAAGGGGGTATTAACACCGGACTTATCGGAGCAAAACGAGTTACTGGCGGGACGGGTGGTGATGACCCTCTCGATTATGGTGGCCGGTTATCTCGGGCTGAATCCGCCCGGGTTCGCCGCAGGTACCGTGGCCCTGGCCTTTGGCCTGGCGGCATCGAGTATCTTCCCGGCATTAATGATGGGCATATTCTCCAAGAAAATGAGTGGCACCGCCGCCGTGTGGGGCATGTGCAGCGGCATAGGCATTACCATGCTGTATGTGTTCCAGCACAAGGGCATTATGTTTATCCAGGGCACTTCCTTCTTAGGTCCCCTGGAGCCTAACTGGTTCTTCGGTATTTCACCCAATGCCTTTGGTGCGGTCGGCGCTTTGGTCAACTTTGCCGTAGCTTTTATCGTGCTCAAGGCCAAGGGACCTGCACCGGCAGAAATCCAGCAGTTGGTTGAAAACTTCCGTATTCCGGCAGGCGCCGGCGCGGCCCACAACCATTAA
- a CDS encoding DUF4212 domain-containing protein, which translates to MGSNQSYWQKNLRLIMICLLIWFIVSFGFGLLLVEPLNNFSLGGYKLGFWFAQQGSIYTFVALVFWYSSRMNKLDKEHGVGEE; encoded by the coding sequence GTGGGAAGTAACCAATCATATTGGCAGAAAAATCTGCGCTTAATCATGATATGCCTGCTCATCTGGTTTATCGTTTCTTTTGGTTTTGGCCTGCTCTTGGTTGAACCGTTAAATAACTTTAGCTTAGGCGGCTATAAACTCGGCTTCTGGTTTGCCCAGCAAGGCTCCATCTATACCTTTGTCGCCCTGGTTTTCTGGTATTCATCAAGAATGAATAAACTGGATAAAGAACACGGTGTTGGGGAAGAATGA